From Microbacterium sp. LWH11-1.2, one genomic window encodes:
- a CDS encoding NIPSNAP family protein — protein MITVHLRYEIDPDKLDDFTEYGRTWIRLVAKHGGTHHGYFLPSEGDSDEAFALFTFPSLAEYEVYRTASKTDPECVEAFDFARRTQCIRRYERRFLSPVFD, from the coding sequence ATGATCACCGTTCACCTGCGCTATGAGATCGACCCCGACAAGCTCGACGACTTCACCGAGTACGGCCGCACGTGGATCCGACTGGTCGCGAAGCACGGCGGCACCCACCACGGCTACTTCCTGCCGAGCGAAGGCGACAGCGATGAGGCCTTCGCGCTGTTCACCTTCCCCTCGCTCGCCGAGTACGAGGTCTATCGCACGGCGTCGAAGACCGATCCCGAGTGCGTGGAGGCGTTCGACTTCGCGCGCAGGACGCAGTGCATCCGCCGCTACGAGCGTCGATTCCTCAGCCCGGTCTTCGACTGA
- a CDS encoding MarR family transcriptional regulator: MSERAPASDVELASLLPPDPLDLRRSVTSIVHWADSREVRLEVMEAIGFPFDDIPMFLVVNQLAYRGALRPTDLASVLGTTKANISKIVRRLEASGHVARVDSPYDERSVLVALTPAGREIGVRIVSRAAEKLTDSLATWSADDVEAFRRLLAQFSRSALLQLPQPTPSAWSGPEPDHESPAAPSRSAR; this comes from the coding sequence ATGAGCGAGAGAGCACCGGCATCCGATGTCGAGCTGGCGTCGCTGCTGCCTCCGGATCCGCTCGACCTGCGTCGCTCGGTGACCTCGATCGTGCACTGGGCCGACAGTCGCGAAGTGCGCCTGGAGGTGATGGAGGCGATCGGATTCCCCTTCGACGACATCCCGATGTTCCTCGTCGTCAACCAGCTCGCCTATCGCGGGGCGCTGCGTCCGACCGATCTGGCCTCCGTGCTCGGCACGACCAAGGCGAACATCAGCAAGATCGTGCGCCGACTCGAGGCCAGCGGCCATGTCGCGCGGGTCGACTCCCCCTACGACGAGCGCAGCGTGCTGGTCGCGCTGACGCCGGCTGGCCGGGAGATCGGTGTGCGCATCGTGTCGCGCGCAGCCGAGAAGCTCACCGACAGCCTCGCCACCTGGTCGGCCGACGACGTCGAGGCCTTCCGGCGGCTGCTCGCCCAGTTCAGTCGAAGCGCTCTGCTGCAGCTGCCTCAGCCGACTCCGTCGGCGTGGAGCGGGCCCGAACCCGATCACGAGAGTCCAGCGGCACCCTCGCGTTCAGCACGATGA
- a CDS encoding methionine synthase: MNTLLPTSIVGSLPKPSWLAAPETLWSPWKLQGDALAEGAQDALRITVQEQRQAGLDIISDGEQTRQHFVTTFIEHLSGVDFDQRETVRIRDRYDASVPTVVGAVSREKPVFVEDAKFLRQQTDQPIKWALPGPMTMIDTLYDRHYKSREKLAWEFATILNQEAKELEAAGVDVIQFDEPAFNVFFDDVQDWGVAALERAAEGLRAETVVHICYGYGIKANTDWKATLGAEWRQYEKSFPLLQSSSIDTISLESHHSHVPLDLIELIRGKKVMLGAIDVASDAIETPEEVADTLRNALRFVDADKLIPSTNCGLAPLSRDVARGKLRALSAGAALLRDELAAKD, from the coding sequence ATGAACACGCTTCTTCCCACCTCGATCGTCGGCAGCCTGCCGAAGCCGTCCTGGCTGGCCGCGCCGGAAACGCTCTGGTCTCCCTGGAAACTGCAGGGCGACGCCTTGGCCGAGGGCGCACAGGATGCGCTTCGCATCACCGTCCAGGAGCAGCGCCAGGCCGGCCTCGACATCATCAGCGACGGGGAGCAGACCCGCCAGCACTTCGTCACGACGTTCATCGAGCATCTCTCCGGCGTCGACTTCGACCAGCGGGAGACGGTCCGGATCCGCGACCGCTACGACGCCAGCGTGCCGACGGTCGTCGGCGCCGTGAGCCGCGAGAAGCCCGTGTTCGTGGAGGATGCGAAGTTCCTCCGCCAGCAGACAGATCAGCCCATCAAATGGGCGCTGCCCGGTCCGATGACGATGATCGACACGCTCTACGATCGCCACTACAAGAGCCGCGAGAAGCTGGCGTGGGAGTTCGCGACGATCCTCAATCAGGAGGCGAAGGAGCTCGAGGCGGCCGGGGTGGACGTCATCCAGTTCGACGAGCCGGCGTTCAACGTCTTCTTCGACGACGTGCAGGACTGGGGCGTGGCGGCGCTCGAGAGGGCGGCCGAAGGGCTGCGCGCCGAGACCGTGGTGCACATCTGCTACGGGTACGGGATCAAGGCCAACACGGACTGGAAGGCGACCCTCGGGGCGGAGTGGCGCCAGTACGAGAAGTCCTTCCCGCTGCTCCAGAGCTCGAGCATCGACACCATCTCGCTGGAGAGCCACCACTCGCACGTCCCCCTGGATCTCATCGAGCTCATCCGCGGCAAGAAGGTCATGCTCGGAGCCATCGATGTCGCCAGCGACGCGATCGAGACCCCGGAGGAGGTCGCCGACACCCTCCGGAACGCGCTCCGCTTCGTCGACGCGGACAAGCTCATCCCGAGCACGAACTGCGGCCTTGCACCGCTGTCTCGTGACGTCGCACGCGGGAAGCTGCGCGCGCTCAGCGCCGGCGCCGCCCTGCTTCGTGACGAACTCGCCGCGAAGGACTGA
- a CDS encoding LysR family transcriptional regulator codes for MARRSSGITLQQLTYYIEVAAEGSISAAADLLYVAQPTMSAAMKDLESRVGRALLLRSARGVTLTTDGVEFLGYARQVVEQVALLEQRYLGRPPSRRLLGVSTQHYSFAVDALVRMVKATSADEYEFSLRETRTWDIIEDVRTLRSELGILYRNDFNRSVIDKLLRDSGLAFHPLFVAEPHIFISRKNPLAARDHVTLADLADVPRLTFDQGANNSFYFAEEILSTLSSSRDIRVSDRATIFNLMIGLDGYTISTGIISDDLDPEIVAIPLEVDEHIEIGWIGHSAIPLTEQAQRYLAELRTVVSGFGVELLG; via the coding sequence ATGGCACGGCGCTCGAGCGGCATCACTCTGCAGCAACTCACGTACTACATCGAGGTCGCCGCGGAGGGCTCGATCAGCGCTGCCGCCGACCTGCTCTACGTCGCCCAGCCCACCATGTCCGCGGCGATGAAAGACCTCGAGAGCAGGGTGGGGCGCGCGCTCCTCCTCCGCTCGGCCCGCGGCGTGACGCTCACCACCGACGGCGTGGAGTTCCTCGGATACGCGAGGCAGGTCGTCGAGCAGGTGGCGCTCCTCGAACAGCGATACCTCGGTCGGCCGCCGTCACGACGCCTGCTCGGGGTGTCGACCCAGCACTACTCGTTCGCGGTCGACGCGCTCGTGCGGATGGTGAAGGCGACCTCGGCGGACGAGTACGAGTTCTCGCTGCGCGAGACGCGGACGTGGGACATCATCGAAGACGTCCGCACGCTCCGCAGCGAGTTGGGGATCCTCTACCGGAACGACTTCAACCGCAGCGTGATCGACAAGCTCCTCCGCGACTCCGGGCTCGCGTTTCATCCGCTCTTCGTCGCGGAGCCGCACATCTTCATCTCCCGCAAGAACCCCCTCGCCGCCCGAGATCACGTGACGCTCGCCGATCTCGCCGACGTGCCGAGGCTCACCTTCGACCAGGGTGCGAACAACTCGTTCTACTTCGCCGAGGAGATCCTGTCCACCCTCTCGAGTTCGCGGGACATCCGCGTCTCCGACCGCGCGACCATCTTCAACCTCATGATCGGGCTCGACGGCTACACCATCTCGACAGGCATCATCAGCGACGACCTCGACCCCGAGATCGTCGCCATCCCGCTCGAGGTCGACGAGCACATCGAGATCGGCTGGATCGGCCACTCCGCGATCCCCCTCACCGAGCAGGCGCAGCGCTACCTCGCCGAGCTGCGGACGGTCGTCTCCGGTTTCGGGGTGGAACTGCTCGGGTGA
- a CDS encoding DUF1852 domain-containing protein, producing MADDFTFRITTTRFDEDYTPSENSRITTNFANLARGEHRQQNLRNALTMIDRRFNDLAHWDNLNADRYTLELEIVSVAVQFAADGEDQDFPLLEVLDIQIVDRLTGRRSHGIVGNNFSSYVRDFDFSVRLPAASAAAGGFSVPDDFGDLHGKLFQHFLDSDTYREHFTVSPVICISVSTSKVYRRTENHHPILGVEYEQKDPSLTDAYFGKMGLSVRYFMPRGSVAPLAFYFRGDLLGDYTNLQLIGTISTMETFQKIYRPEIYNANSAAASVYQPTLEQQDYSVTKIAYDRDERSRLATEQGKYADEHLMKPHGDLLERWAAGSLVPVG from the coding sequence ATGGCAGACGACTTCACGTTCCGCATCACGACGACCCGCTTCGACGAGGACTACACGCCATCGGAGAACTCGCGGATCACCACGAACTTCGCCAACCTGGCGCGGGGGGAGCATCGTCAGCAGAATCTGCGCAACGCCCTGACGATGATCGACCGCCGGTTCAACGATCTGGCGCACTGGGACAACCTGAACGCGGACCGCTACACCCTCGAACTCGAGATCGTCTCGGTGGCGGTGCAGTTCGCCGCCGACGGTGAGGACCAGGACTTCCCGCTGCTCGAGGTCCTCGACATCCAGATCGTCGACCGTCTCACCGGACGGCGCAGTCACGGGATCGTGGGGAACAACTTCTCGTCCTACGTCCGCGACTTCGACTTCAGCGTGCGGCTGCCGGCGGCCAGCGCGGCTGCAGGAGGGTTCAGCGTTCCGGATGACTTCGGCGACCTGCACGGCAAGCTCTTCCAGCACTTCCTCGACTCGGACACCTATCGGGAGCATTTCACGGTGTCGCCCGTGATCTGCATCAGCGTCTCGACGAGCAAGGTCTACCGTCGCACCGAGAACCATCACCCGATCCTCGGCGTGGAGTACGAGCAGAAGGACCCCTCTCTGACCGATGCCTACTTCGGCAAGATGGGGCTCTCGGTCCGGTACTTCATGCCGCGCGGCAGCGTCGCGCCGCTGGCTTTCTACTTCCGCGGCGATCTGCTCGGCGACTACACGAACCTCCAGCTCATCGGCACGATCAGCACGATGGAGACCTTCCAGAAGATCTACCGGCCGGAGATCTACAACGCGAACTCGGCAGCGGCGAGCGTCTATCAGCCGACCCTCGAGCAGCAGGACTACTCGGTGACGAAGATCGCCTACGACCGCGACGAGCGCAGCCGGCTCGCGACCGAGCAGGGGAAGTATGCGGACGAGCACCTCATGAAGCCGCACGGCGACCTGCTCGAGCGGTGGGCCGCCGGCTCCCTCGTTCCTGTCGGATGA
- a CDS encoding ATP-dependent DNA ligase produces the protein MGRFIYEGSVKTEIEDRALTHLQLVMTAKLRRAEPFNFTWREDLSVGGGRTTVWVHARSSLVFKYSGSRQPAINREWIEALAFTANAPSGLYLVPEPAEQNPAERVDVPT, from the coding sequence ATGGGGCGATTCATCTATGAGGGCAGCGTCAAGACCGAGATCGAAGACCGCGCGCTGACCCACCTTCAGCTGGTCATGACCGCGAAGCTCCGCCGCGCGGAGCCGTTCAACTTCACGTGGCGCGAGGATCTCAGCGTCGGCGGCGGCCGCACGACCGTCTGGGTGCACGCGCGGAGCTCGCTCGTCTTCAAGTACAGCGGCAGCCGACAGCCGGCGATCAACCGCGAGTGGATCGAGGCTCTCGCCTTCACCGCGAACGCGCCGAGCGGTCTGTATCTCGTGCCGGAGCCCGCGGAGCAGAATCCGGCCGAACGGGTCGACGTCCCGACCTGA
- a CDS encoding DUF3500 domain-containing protein, translating into MHKITSLSTARRTANDGTARRRANPFLSVGAGIVLMSIALTGCATTVASTDTGTSSSSSASSSTSSSTSTTTTTEDATTTAETISSTAAAAEAFLATLTDEQRDAVLYDFDDESKTTSWSNFPVTFVERAGLNLTDLTEEQQAAAMKVLEALLSDEGYETVTAIMGGDEYLLENSSSTETSLGQYYIAFFGDPSDTSAWEVQFGGHHLGINATLDGTADAITFAPTHLGVQPAVYTNEDGEEVQPFDGIYTDAFAFFDSLTADQQATLTSGDVSMCAPGDTCDFATGAGLTGADLTDEQKQLLLEVIANWVGIADEETTTEALAEIEATLDDTVIAWSGETTYDMSTGDGISFSISGPNVYVAFQAQQGSAGADVDGVSTSGWGHVHTIYRDPTNDYANSVTQQAASGGMGGGPSGGGTPPSN; encoded by the coding sequence ATGCACAAGATCACCTCGCTCTCCACCGCCCGCCGCACGGCGAACGACGGCACCGCGCGCCGCCGTGCGAACCCCTTCCTCTCGGTCGGCGCCGGCATCGTCCTGATGTCGATCGCCCTGACCGGATGCGCCACGACCGTGGCGTCGACCGACACCGGGACGTCGTCCTCGTCGTCCGCGTCGTCCAGCACGTCGTCGTCGACGTCCACGACGACCACGACCGAGGACGCCACCACCACCGCCGAGACGATCTCGTCGACCGCCGCGGCCGCCGAGGCGTTCCTCGCCACACTCACCGACGAGCAGCGCGACGCAGTGCTCTATGACTTCGACGACGAGTCGAAGACGACCAGTTGGTCGAACTTCCCCGTCACCTTCGTCGAACGCGCCGGCCTGAACCTCACCGATCTCACCGAAGAGCAGCAGGCTGCGGCGATGAAGGTCCTCGAGGCGTTGCTCAGCGACGAAGGCTATGAGACGGTCACCGCCATCATGGGCGGTGACGAGTATCTGCTCGAGAACAGCAGCAGCACCGAGACCTCACTCGGCCAGTACTACATCGCATTTTTCGGCGACCCGTCGGACACGTCCGCATGGGAGGTGCAGTTCGGCGGTCACCACCTCGGCATCAACGCGACGCTCGACGGTACCGCTGACGCGATCACGTTCGCGCCCACCCACCTCGGTGTGCAGCCGGCGGTCTACACGAACGAGGACGGTGAAGAGGTGCAGCCGTTCGACGGCATCTACACCGACGCCTTCGCGTTCTTCGACAGTCTCACCGCCGATCAGCAGGCGACCCTGACCTCCGGCGATGTCAGCATGTGCGCCCCGGGCGACACCTGCGACTTCGCCACGGGGGCAGGTCTCACCGGAGCGGATCTGACCGACGAGCAGAAGCAGCTGCTGCTCGAGGTGATCGCCAACTGGGTCGGGATCGCCGATGAGGAGACGACCACCGAGGCTCTCGCCGAGATCGAGGCGACTCTCGATGACACCGTCATCGCATGGTCGGGTGAGACGACGTACGACATGAGCACGGGCGATGGCATCTCGTTCTCGATCTCGGGTCCGAACGTGTACGTCGCCTTCCAGGCGCAGCAGGGGTCGGCCGGCGCCGACGTCGACGGAGTCAGCACATCAGGATGGGGACACGTTCACACCATCTATCGGGATCCCACCAACGACTACGCGAACAGCGTGACGCAGCAGGCGGCATCCGGTGGCATGGGCGGCGGACCGAGCGGCGGCGGAACCCCGCCTTCCAACTGA
- a CDS encoding aldo/keto reductase — MDYTQLGRTGTSVSRIVLGTMNFGDRTSEEESFAIMDRALELGVNFFDTANAYGGSAGRGATEEIIGRWFAARPGVRDDIVLATKVHSPMVAPDASGDRPNARGASAWQVRREAIGSLRRLQTDRIDLYQFHHIDRHISWPELWQAMEVLVARGEVVYTGSSNFAAWNIAQANEIAQQRHFLGLVSEQSLYNLAQRSIELEVIPAAQNYGLGILPWSPLSGGLLSGGSSDANARSNTGRAAEMRAAHRDKVDAYELFAKERGWAPSALGLAWLLHQPAVTGPIIGPRTVAQLESAVSALEITLTAEDLGRLEEIFPGPGGQAPEAYAW, encoded by the coding sequence ATGGACTACACGCAGCTGGGTCGCACGGGTACGTCGGTCTCACGGATCGTGCTGGGCACGATGAACTTCGGCGACCGCACCTCGGAGGAGGAGTCGTTCGCGATCATGGATCGCGCCCTCGAGCTGGGGGTGAACTTCTTCGACACGGCGAACGCCTACGGCGGGTCGGCGGGTCGAGGTGCGACCGAGGAGATCATCGGTCGGTGGTTCGCGGCGCGCCCCGGGGTGCGCGACGACATCGTCCTGGCGACCAAGGTGCATTCCCCGATGGTCGCCCCTGATGCGAGCGGCGACCGGCCCAACGCGCGCGGTGCGTCCGCCTGGCAGGTGCGGCGGGAGGCGATCGGCTCGCTGCGCCGACTGCAGACCGACCGGATCGACCTGTACCAGTTCCACCACATCGACCGCCACATCTCCTGGCCGGAGCTGTGGCAGGCGATGGAGGTGCTCGTGGCCCGAGGCGAGGTCGTCTACACCGGCAGCTCGAACTTCGCGGCGTGGAACATCGCGCAGGCGAACGAGATCGCGCAGCAGCGCCACTTCCTCGGGCTCGTGAGCGAGCAGTCGCTGTACAACCTCGCCCAGCGCTCCATCGAACTCGAGGTCATCCCCGCGGCGCAGAACTACGGCCTCGGCATCCTGCCGTGGTCGCCGCTGTCCGGAGGTCTGCTGAGCGGCGGATCATCGGATGCCAACGCCCGATCGAACACGGGGAGGGCGGCCGAGATGCGTGCCGCTCACCGCGACAAGGTCGATGCGTACGAGCTGTTCGCGAAGGAGCGGGGCTGGGCACCCTCCGCGCTCGGCCTCGCCTGGCTGCTGCACCAGCCTGCCGTCACCGGTCCGATCATCGGGCCGCGCACGGTCGCGCAGCTCGAGTCCGCCGTGTCCGCGTTGGAGATCACGCTGACCGCAGAGGACCTCGGCCGACTCGAAGAGATCTTCCCCGGCCCCGGCGGCCAGGCTCCGGAGGCCTACGCCTGGTAG
- a CDS encoding TetR/AcrR family transcriptional regulator C-terminal domain-containing protein has protein sequence MPERSREKQRVSSAGRLSRELIVTTALGQIDRDGASILSMRSLAQELGVEAMSLYRYVHGREDLLEGVVALLMDDLTMSLDDELTEHWQGFLQTLAHRVRRIAIDHPRAFPLIATRHPAAPWLRPPLRSVEVVEMFLRTLIEQGFSDRQAVDTYRSFSSFLLGQLLLESAVRGAEISPLEETLDEGGADIPEKDGQEQVDDDAQIVRLRPLLSEDRSDEEFEASLESLLDRLSGELSQ, from the coding sequence ATGCCGGAACGTTCGCGGGAGAAGCAGCGGGTCTCGTCGGCCGGTCGACTCAGTCGAGAGCTGATCGTCACGACGGCCCTCGGGCAGATCGACCGTGACGGCGCGTCGATCCTGTCGATGCGATCGCTCGCACAGGAGCTCGGTGTCGAGGCGATGTCGCTGTACCGCTATGTGCACGGCAGAGAGGATCTGCTGGAGGGCGTCGTCGCGCTCCTCATGGACGACCTGACGATGAGTCTCGATGACGAGCTGACCGAGCACTGGCAGGGCTTCCTGCAGACGCTGGCCCATCGCGTGCGGCGGATCGCGATCGATCACCCGCGGGCGTTCCCGTTGATCGCCACCCGTCATCCGGCCGCGCCCTGGCTGCGCCCGCCGCTCCGGAGCGTCGAGGTCGTCGAGATGTTCCTCCGCACGCTCATCGAGCAGGGATTCTCCGACCGGCAGGCGGTCGACACGTACCGCTCCTTCAGCAGCTTCCTCCTCGGGCAGCTGCTCCTGGAGTCCGCCGTGCGCGGTGCGGAGATCAGTCCTCTCGAGGAGACCCTCGACGAGGGCGGCGCGGACATCCCGGAGAAAGACGGACAGGAGCAGGTCGACGACGACGCGCAGATCGTCCGACTCCGCCCGCTGCTGAGCGAGGACCGCAGCGACGAGGAATTCGAGGCGTCTCTCGAGAGCCTGCTCGATCGTCTCAGCGGTGAGCTCTCGCAATAG
- a CDS encoding MFS transporter gives MTAQQSPAIGSTGHPVSATRYILRSRLLRGSFVSLVISGIGISLTIPQITLFLVGELHLTEAQAGLYFLTNLTAPIVGYVVGTLSDRAGSRLLVFRLSVLAGFVGWTLMAVAMQAWMPFVINAILLSAAGAGAAQLQAAVRDELNRSPTPADNEVVAVIRMAMAFGWIIGPVLGAVLGAVLGLRPLLFVTGICVLLSLVPLIGVKKSPPFVGEPARTPTSATPRQHSIVPLVIFTGIYILIMCGETVKLAYLPLYMDGELRVDAGVRGAIIGLQPLLELLLMPLAARLASRFGIARVLVVGAALAIGAHVSYASASLVDAPLVPLVVGQLLMSGVIATFGVLGITVAQRLVPTRVGMASSVFLSAYAINAAVGGFAGSVGATWLGIPQLFWIPAVIAAVGAVALIVLNARVPLDSRDRVRARSTPTESAEAAAAERFD, from the coding sequence GTGACGGCCCAGCAGTCTCCTGCCATAGGTTCGACCGGCCACCCGGTCTCGGCGACGCGATACATCCTCCGCTCCCGGCTTCTTCGGGGATCCTTCGTCAGCCTCGTCATCTCGGGCATCGGCATCTCCCTCACCATCCCGCAGATCACCCTGTTCCTCGTCGGAGAGCTGCACCTCACGGAGGCGCAGGCGGGCCTCTATTTCCTGACCAACCTGACGGCTCCGATCGTCGGATACGTGGTGGGGACGCTGTCCGATCGCGCGGGCTCCCGGCTGCTGGTCTTCCGGCTCTCGGTGCTTGCGGGGTTCGTCGGCTGGACGCTGATGGCCGTCGCGATGCAGGCGTGGATGCCGTTCGTCATCAACGCGATCCTCCTCAGCGCGGCCGGAGCCGGAGCCGCGCAGCTGCAGGCAGCGGTCCGCGACGAGTTGAATCGGTCGCCCACCCCGGCCGACAACGAGGTCGTCGCGGTGATCCGGATGGCGATGGCATTCGGCTGGATCATCGGTCCGGTGCTCGGTGCCGTCCTCGGCGCGGTGCTGGGGCTGCGCCCCCTGCTCTTCGTGACCGGGATCTGCGTGCTGCTGTCCCTCGTCCCCCTGATCGGTGTGAAGAAGAGTCCTCCGTTCGTCGGAGAGCCGGCGCGCACGCCGACGTCCGCCACGCCTCGGCAGCACTCGATCGTTCCCCTCGTGATCTTCACCGGCATCTACATCCTCATCATGTGCGGTGAGACGGTGAAGCTCGCCTACCTGCCTCTCTACATGGACGGGGAGCTTCGCGTCGACGCCGGCGTGCGCGGCGCGATCATCGGCCTGCAGCCCCTCCTCGAGCTGCTGCTGATGCCGCTCGCCGCGCGATTGGCGAGCAGGTTCGGCATCGCGCGCGTGCTCGTCGTCGGAGCCGCCCTCGCCATCGGCGCGCACGTCTCCTATGCGTCGGCCTCTCTGGTCGACGCGCCCCTCGTGCCGCTGGTCGTCGGGCAGCTGCTGATGTCCGGCGTGATCGCGACGTTCGGGGTGCTCGGGATCACGGTGGCGCAGCGCCTGGTCCCGACGCGGGTCGGCATGGCCTCCAGCGTCTTCCTCAGCGCCTACGCGATCAACGCGGCGGTCGGCGGATTCGCGGGGAGCGTGGGGGCGACGTGGCTCGGCATCCCGCAGCTGTTCTGGATCCCCGCCGTGATCGCCGCCGTGGGAGCCGTCGCGCTCATCGTGCTGAACGCGAGGGTGCCGCTGGACTCTCGTGATCGGGTTCGGGCCCGCTCCACGCCGACGGAGTCGGCTGAGGCAGCTGCAGCAGAGCGCTTCGACTGA
- a CDS encoding HAMP domain-containing sensor histidine kinase: protein MTRRRWTLRRKLVIGISMLMAAAFVITSVATIISLRSFVFERVDQQVAEALTLVIGPDGDPDAQGPDLPPGAVAPDEGPAPRVGSLQAVLDSSGAALSSGYTGADGTEVELTDAQIAILADAFANGEGPYTVDLKDGLGSFRVAAQVVGGETVVAGLPLDDATATTTALTSILAIVAGLTLVAAVVGLSILVRRNLRPLDRVAAVAQRASARRMAEGAVDIPERVGVTDTDPDTEVGRVGSSLNDLLASIESALAARQRSEERLRLFIADASHELRTPLASIRGYAQLSLREQAPMTPTQERSFDRIESEAERMGALVDDLLLLARLDSGQTLRDERVELTMLAVDAVSDAHAADATHDWLLDVSDELIEVPGDANRIRQVLANLLRNAFVHTPAGTEVTTTLIRDETDAVIRVADDGPGIDPTVRDRLFDRFARGDHSRSRSAGSTGLGLSIAQAIVTAHSGDISVDTDERGTVFTVRLPLRRPDPVS, encoded by the coding sequence ATGACGCGCCGACGGTGGACTCTTCGGCGAAAGCTCGTGATCGGCATCAGCATGCTGATGGCCGCGGCCTTCGTCATCACGAGTGTCGCCACGATCATCTCGCTGCGGTCGTTCGTGTTTGAACGTGTCGATCAGCAGGTCGCCGAGGCGTTGACTCTCGTCATAGGGCCGGACGGAGATCCCGATGCACAGGGGCCGGATCTTCCACCCGGGGCCGTCGCGCCCGACGAAGGACCCGCGCCACGCGTCGGCTCTCTTCAGGCCGTGCTCGACAGCAGCGGCGCGGCGCTGAGTTCCGGCTACACCGGGGCGGACGGCACCGAAGTCGAGTTGACCGACGCGCAGATCGCGATCCTCGCGGATGCGTTCGCGAACGGTGAAGGCCCGTACACGGTGGATCTGAAGGATGGCCTCGGTTCGTTCCGTGTGGCGGCGCAGGTCGTCGGTGGTGAGACGGTGGTCGCGGGCCTCCCGCTGGATGACGCCACCGCGACGACGACCGCGCTCACGAGCATCCTGGCCATCGTCGCCGGGCTGACGCTTGTGGCTGCCGTGGTCGGTCTTTCGATTCTCGTGCGGCGGAATCTGCGCCCGCTCGATCGCGTCGCGGCGGTCGCACAGCGCGCCTCCGCCCGCAGGATGGCCGAGGGCGCCGTCGACATCCCGGAACGCGTGGGGGTCACCGACACCGATCCCGACACCGAGGTCGGGCGCGTCGGATCATCTCTGAACGATCTCCTGGCGAGCATCGAGTCGGCCCTGGCGGCCAGGCAGCGCAGCGAGGAACGGCTGCGGCTCTTCATCGCGGACGCCAGTCATGAGCTCCGGACCCCGCTCGCCAGCATCCGGGGCTATGCGCAGCTCTCGCTGCGCGAGCAGGCGCCCATGACGCCCACCCAGGAGCGATCGTTCGATCGCATCGAATCGGAGGCCGAACGCATGGGTGCGCTCGTCGACGATCTGCTACTTCTGGCGAGACTCGATTCCGGACAGACGCTGAGGGACGAACGCGTGGAGTTGACGATGCTCGCGGTCGACGCGGTGAGTGACGCCCACGCCGCTGACGCCACGCATGACTGGCTCCTCGATGTCTCCGATGAGCTGATCGAGGTTCCTGGAGACGCGAACCGCATCCGTCAGGTTCTCGCGAACCTCCTGCGCAACGCGTTCGTGCACACTCCGGCCGGGACAGAGGTGACCACCACGCTCATCCGCGACGAGACGGATGCGGTGATCCGCGTGGCCGACGACGGGCCCGGCATCGATCCGACAGTGCGCGACCGACTCTTCGACCGGTTCGCGCGGGGTGACCACTCCCGAAGTCGCAGCGCCGGGAGCACCGGCCTCGGACTGTCGATCGCGCAGGCGATCGTCACTGCGCACAGCGGCGACATCTCGGTGGACACCGACGAGCGCGGCACCGTGTTCACAGTGCGATTGCCGCTGCGGCGTCCGGATCCGGTCTCATAG